From one Desmodus rotundus isolate HL8 chromosome X, HLdesRot8A.1, whole genome shotgun sequence genomic stretch:
- the ZC4H2 gene encoding zinc finger C4H2 domain-containing protein isoform X2 → MPGGGDYIVSIVSLGFVCLFISRDVKLKVKSMADEQEIMCKLESIKEIRNKTLQMEKIKARLKAEFEALESEERHLKEYKQEMDLLLQEKMAHVEELRLIHADINVMENTIKQSENDLNKLLESTRRLHDEYKPLKEHVDALRMTLGLQRLPDLCEEEEKLSLEPACHVINKFTGMHPYALCAKPRVGPGTPKSQNGSRMNEERGNTESSTAHNPSPWPVNDVLM, encoded by the exons ATGCCGGGAGGAGGTGATTACATTGTGTCTATTGTATCCCTTGGATTtgtgtgtttgttcatttctcGAGACGTGAAATTGAAAGTGAAAAGCATGGCAGATGAGCAAGAAATAATGTGCAAATTGGAAAGCATCAAAGAGATCAG GAATAAGACCCTGCAGATGGAGAAGATCAAGGCCCGTTTGAAGGCTGAGTTTGAGGCCCTTGAATCAGAGGAGAGACACCTGAAGGAATACAAGCAGGAGATGGACCTCCTGCTACAAGAGAAGATGGCCCATGTGGAGGAACTCCGACTGATCCATGCTGACATCAACGTG ATGGAAAATACCATCAAACAGTCTGAGAATGACTTAAACAAGCTGCTAGAGTCTACCCGCCGTCTACATGATGAGTATAAGCCACTGAAGGAACATGTGGATGCCCTGCGCATGACTCTGGGCCTGCAGAGGCTCCCTGACCTATGTGAAGAGGAGGAGAAGCTCTCCTTGGA GCCTGCTTGTCATGTCATCAACAAATTCACCGGAATGCACCCATATGCCCTCTGTGCAAAGCCAAGAGTCGGTCCCGGAACCCCAAAAAGCCAAAACGGAAGCAGGATGAATGAAGAGAGGGGGAACACAGAGAGCTCTACTGCTCATAACCCCTCCCCTTGGCCAGTGAACGATGTCCTGATGTGA
- the ZC4H2 gene encoding zinc finger C4H2 domain-containing protein isoform X1, with amino-acid sequence MPGGGDYIVSIVSLGFVCLFISRDVKLKVKSMADEQEIMCKLESIKEIRNKTLQMEKIKARLKAEFEALESEERHLKEYKQEMDLLLQEKMAHVEELRLIHADINVMENTIKQSENDLNKLLESTRRLHDEYKPLKEHVDALRMTLGLQRLPDLCEEEEKLSLDYFEKQKAEWQTEPQEPPIPESLAAAAAAAQQLQVARKQDTRQTATFRQQPPPMKACLSCHQQIHRNAPICPLCKAKSRSRNPKKPKRKQDE; translated from the exons ATGCCGGGAGGAGGTGATTACATTGTGTCTATTGTATCCCTTGGATTtgtgtgtttgttcatttctcGAGACGTGAAATTGAAAGTGAAAAGCATGGCAGATGAGCAAGAAATAATGTGCAAATTGGAAAGCATCAAAGAGATCAG GAATAAGACCCTGCAGATGGAGAAGATCAAGGCCCGTTTGAAGGCTGAGTTTGAGGCCCTTGAATCAGAGGAGAGACACCTGAAGGAATACAAGCAGGAGATGGACCTCCTGCTACAAGAGAAGATGGCCCATGTGGAGGAACTCCGACTGATCCATGCTGACATCAACGTG ATGGAAAATACCATCAAACAGTCTGAGAATGACTTAAACAAGCTGCTAGAGTCTACCCGCCGTCTACATGATGAGTATAAGCCACTGAAGGAACATGTGGATGCCCTGCGCATGACTCTGGGCCTGCAGAGGCTCCCTGACCTATGTGAAGAGGAGGAGAAGCTCTCCTTGGA TTACTTTGAGAAGCAGAAAGCAGAGTGGCAGACGGAGCCTCAGGAGCCCCCCATCCCAGAGTCCCTGGCCGCTGCAGCCGCTGCCGCACAACAACTTCAAGTGGCTAGGAAACAGGACACCCGGCAGACAGCCACCTTCAGGCAGCAGCCCCCACCTATGAAG GCCTGCTTGTCATGTCATCAACAAATTCACCGGAATGCACCCATATGCCCTCTGTGCAAAGCCAAGAGTCGGTCCCGGAACCCCAAAAAGCCAAAACGGAAGCAGGATGAATGA